In Scomber japonicus isolate fScoJap1 chromosome 19, fScoJap1.pri, whole genome shotgun sequence, a single genomic region encodes these proteins:
- the ddx55 gene encoding ATP-dependent RNA helicase DDX55 has translation MDNTTDGTWDTLPVKLNDGILQTLEELKFSHMTPVQSACIPLFMSNKDVAAEAVTGSGKTLAFVIPIIELLLKREEKLKKMQVGALVVTPTRELALQISEVMGQFIQKFPQFTQILLIGGTNPIEDVAKFKDQGANIVIATPGRLEDMFRRKGEGLDLAGSVKSLDVLVLDEADRLLDMGFEISLNTILGYLPKQRRTGLFSATQTQELEKLVRAGLRNPVRITVKEKGVAATSTQKTPSKLSNYYIVCRPEEKFNNLVAFLRQHKHEKNLVFFSTCACVDYYGRALETLIKKVTVHSIHGKMKTKRNKIFADFRALKSGILVCTDVMARGIDIPDVNWVLQYDPPSSASAFVHRCGRTARIGNLGNALVFLLPMEESYINFLSINQKCPLQKMSAVNDVVDVLPKVKALSLADRAMYDRGMRAFVSFVQAYAKHECSLIFRTKELDFAALARGFALLRLPKMPELKGKTLPDFVETTVDTDTIRYKDKNREKQRRKLLAELAEQREKGEEAFQQRKRNFVKNKSWSKQKNRKDRRKKNAAKRKRNEGSGSDVDNEDMKEILNDTRILKKLKKGQISEEDFEKQITRGPKSKHKKTEEGSGEEDV, from the exons ATGGACAACACGACAGACGGGACGTGGGACACTTTACCGGTAAAACTAAACGATGGGATCTTACAGACGCTCGAGGAGCTGAAGTTCAGTCACATGACACCTGTACAG tCTGCTTGTATTCCTCTTTTCATGAGTAACAAAGATGTGGCTGCTGAGGCG gTGACTGGGAGCGGGAAGACGTTGGCTTTTGTGATCCCCATCATCGAGCTGcttctgaagagagaagagaagctgaagaagatgcag GTCGGAGCTCTGGTGGTCACTCCCACGAGAGAACTGGCGCTCCAGATCAGTGAAGTGATGGGACAGTTCATTCAGAAGTTTCCACAGTTCAC gcagattttactGATCGGTGGAACGAACCCGATCGAGGACGTAGCGAAGTTCAAGGATCAGGG tgcAAACATCGTCATAGCAACGCCCGGCAGACTGGAGGACATGTTCAGGAGGAAGGGCGAAGGGCTGGATTTGGCGGGATCGGTCAAGAGTCTGGATGTGCTGGTTCTGGATGAGGCGGACAGACTGCTGGACATGGGGTTTGAAATCAG TCTGAACACGATCCTCGGCTACCTGCCCAAACAGAGACGCACAGGTTTGTTTTCGGCCACTCAGACTCAGGAGCTGGAGAAGTTGGTCCGAGCCGGTCTCAGGAACCCGGTACGAATCACTGTCAAAGAGAAAGGCGTCGCTGCCACCTCCACCCAGAAAACGCCCTCCAAACTCTCCAACTACTACATA gttTGCCGACCAGAGGAGAAGTTCAACAACCTGGTGGCGTTTCTACGGCAACACAAACATGAGAAAAACCTCGTCTTCTTCAG CACCTGTGCTTGTGTGGATTATTACGGCCGAGCTCTGGAGACGCTCATAAAGAAAGTCACCGTCCACAGCATCCACGGCAAGATGAAAACCAAACGCAACAAGATCTTTGCCGACTTCAGAGCGCTGAAAAG CGGGATCCTGGTGTGTACAGATGTGATGGCAAGAGGTATCGATATTCCAGATGTGAACTGGGTGCTGCAGTACGATCCTCCGAGCAGCGCCAG cgCCTTCGTACATCGCTGCGGTCGAACAGCACGAATCGGTAACCTAGGCAACGCGCTCGTCTTCCTGCTGCCGATGGAGGAATCCTACATCAATTTCTTATCCATCAACCAGAAA tgtccgCTCCagaaaatgtctgcagtgaaCGACGTTGTGGACGTTCTGCCCAAAGTGAAGGCCTTGTCTCTGGCCGACCGCGCCATGTACGACAGAGGCATGAGGGCATTCGTCTCGTTCGTCCAGGCCTACGCCAAACACGAGTGCAGCCTCATCTTCAGAACCAAAG AGCTGGACTTTGCCGCTTTAGCTCGAGGCTTCGCTCTCCTTCGCCTGCCGAAGATGCCCGAGCTCAAAGGGAAGACGCTTCCCGACTTCGTGGAGACGACGGTGGACACAGACACGATCCGCTACAAGGACAAGAACCGGGAGAAGCAGAGACGGAAGCTGCTGGCGGAGCTGGCggagcagagagaaaaaggagaggaggctTTCCAGCAGCGTAAGAGGAACTTTGTGAAGAACAAATCGTGGTCCAAACAGAAGAACAGGAAGGACAGGCGGAAGAAGAACGCAGCCAAGAGGAAGCGGAACGAG GGCTCCGGCTCCGACGTCGACAACGAAGACATGAAAGAGATTTTAAACGACACCCGCATCCTGAAGAAACTAAAGAAAGGTCAAATCAGCGAGGAGGACTTTGAGAAACAGATCACACGCGGACCGAAgtccaaacacaaaaaaacagaagaggggTCGGGAGAAGAAGAtgtttga